AGGCCGGAGCGGCCGAGTTCCTGACCAAGCCCCTCGACGAAGAAATCCTGTTCGCGGCGGTCGAGCGGGCCATCGCGCAGAGCCGCATCGCGGTTCGAGAGCGGGCAGCCATGCGTGCCATCAAGGCGCGCTATGCCTCGCTCAGCCGGCGCGAGCGGGAGGTGTTGCGGCTGATCGTCGCAGGGCGGCTCAACAAGCAGGTCGGCGGCGATCTCGGCATCAGCGAGATCACCGTCAAGGCCCACCGCGGCCGGGTGATGGAGAAGATGAAGGCTGGTTCCTTCGCCGATCTCGTCAAGATGAGCGCGAAACTTCGCCTGGAGGAATAGTCCGGAGTCCCGTCGAGGCCACCGATACGTAGGTCTCCGCCACACCATGGTGTGATAGCGTCCCCCGTCCCATTACCCGCACAACGTCCTCACCGGTCGAAGGTCGACCGCGAGGAGGGTAGAGATGCTGGGATGTGATTCCGCGCCGGACGTGCTGCTGCCGCCGAGTTCGTTGAAGCTCGTCGAGGAAATCAATCATCGGGTCGTCAACGAATATGCGGAGGCGATCGCGACCCTGTCGCTGGCGGCGTCGCGCGTAGAGGATCCGGCCGCCCAGGCGGTGCTGGCCAGGGCCGCAGCCCGGCTGCACGACCATGCGGAATCCCATCGTGCGCTGATGCCTCCCGCGGTGGACGGAGAGGCGGATCTCGGCGACCATGTCGCCCGCATCTGCGACGCCTTTACCAGAGCGACCCTTGCCGAGCGCGACGTGCATCTCGGGGTCCGCACCGTCGAGATCAGGCTTGCCGCCGAACGCTGCTGGCGGATCGGGCTGGTGCTCGTCGAACTGATCCGCAATGCCGCGCGGCACGGCTTGCGGGGCAGCGGCGGTCTGATCTCGGTCGAGGTGTCGGAGCAGTCGGGCCTGCTGACCTGCGAGGTGCGGGACAACGGACGTCCGCCGTCGCGGGCTATTCCCGGTCGAGGGCAGGGACTGATCCGGGCACTCGTGGCCGAGCTCGGCGGCGGGGTGGAATGGATCTTCACCGAAGGCGGAGCAATCGCGCGTGTGCAATTGCCGGTGCGGGAGGACGCCGATTGCCTCACGCTGACCCGGAATTCGCTGAAGAGTTCCTGATTTTCGCTATTTTGCGCCACGCCCGACACGATCGTATCGTCGATACCTTCGTTCAATTACGCATTCTGCTTCGTCGTTTAACTGTACTTCGTGGTCCGCGACGGGTGCGGATGATCTAAGGAACGGGTCATGACTGTGAAGCATGCGCGATTATCGTCTCTTCTACTTGGTGCGACGTGCGCGGCACTCGCTCTGTTCGAATCTGCCCAGGCCTCCGCCCAGGCTCCGGCGGGCGCCGCCGGCACACCCTATGCGAACATGCCCGCGCTTGCGCCGATCGGCGTTCGCCCGGATCGCTACCTTCCGGTGCCGGCCGAGGATCGCGCGCCCCCGATCGACCCGGCCAAAGGCTATCGCCTGCAGCCATTGGGCCGCGGCCTCTACATGGTGACGGAGAATGCCTACCAGTCCATGTTCCTGGTTTATGAGACCGGGGTGGTGGTGGTCGATGCGCCGCCGACCTATGCGCAGCATCTTCGGGCCGCGATCGCCGAGGTGACGGCGCTGCCGATCACGCACGTCGTCTACAGCCATTCTCATATCGATCACATCGGCGGCGTCACCGCGCTCGGCGGGCACCCGGTGCTGATCGGGCATGAGGAGACGGCCCGCCTGTTGGCTCGCGCGAAGGATCCGAACCGCCCGGTTCCCACGGTCACCTTCAAGGATCGCTACACGCTGACGGTGGGCAGCCAGCGTCTCGAACTCAGCTACCATGGCATCGCCCACGAGCCCGGAAACATCTTCATCTATGCGCCCGAGCAGAAGGTGCTCATGGTGGTGGACGTCGTGTTTCCGGGCTGGATGCCGTGGCGCCGCTTCGCCCTTGCGCAGGACGTACCGGGCTATTTCGCTCAGGTAGCCGAAATCGACCGTCTCCCGTTCGAGACCATCGTCGGCGGCCATGTCAGCCGGGTCGGCACCCACGCCGATGTCGCGCTGCAGCTCGCCTTCATGGCCGACGTCAAGGCGGCGGCCGCGGCGGCGCTGAAGAGCACCGAGCCCGGCCGCGAGATCGACCCTGCAGACGCGAGCAACGCGTGGGCGGTGTTCGACAATTACATCGACCGCGTGGTCATCCAGTGCGTCAATGCTGTGGCGCCCAAGTGGCAGTCGAGGCTCGCCGGCTTCGACGTCTACATCTGGGACCAATGCTACGCGATGGAACAGAGCCTGCGCATCGACTGAGCACCTTTCCCCATTTTCAGGAGCAATATAATGACCACCCAGCACAAAGTCGCCCTCGTCACCGGCGGATCGCAAGGCATCGGCGAGGATCTGGTGCGCGGCTATCGCGAGCTCGGCTATCGTGTCGTCGCCACGTCCCGCTCGATTGGCCATTCGAGCGATCCGGGCCTGCTCACCGTGAAAGGGGATATCGGCGACCCCGATACGGGCCCACGCGTGGTCGAACGGGCCCTCCAACATTTCGGCCGGCTCGATACGCTGGTCAACAATGCCGGCATCTTCGTGGCCAAGCCGTTCACCCGCTACGATGCCGGCGATTATGCCAGGGTCGTCGCGACCAACCTCGCCGGCTTCTTCTTCATCACGCAGGCTGCGGTCGCCGCGATGGAGAAACAGGGTGAGGGCGGTCACGTCGTCAGCATTACCACGGCGCTCACCGACCAGCCGCTTTCGGCGGTGCCATCGGTGCTGGCATCGCTGACCAAGGGCGGGATCGACGCGGCGACGCGCAGCCTCGCGATCGAATATGCCGCCCGCGGCATTCGCGTGAACGCGGTCGCCCCCGGCGTCATCAAGACTCCGATGCACCCGGCGGAAACCCATGCAACCCTCGCTTCGCTTCACCCGGTCGGGCGCATGGGCGAGATCTCCGAAGTGGTCGATGCCGTGCTCTACCTCGAACGCGCCGGCTTCGTCACCGGCGAGACCCTCCATGTCGACGGCGGCCAGTCCGCCGGCCACTGATCTTTCGCAAGGAGCCTGTCATGGCCAAGCAGCTCGACATTTCCTCGCCGGCACCGGGCTATCTGCGGGCGACCTTCTCCAACCCGCCGATCAACCTGATCGACCTCGCGACCATCGTCGAACTGTCCGATCTGGTCTCGCGGCTCGAAAGCGATCGCGATGTGAAGGTGATCGTCTTTGAGAGCGCCGACCCGGACTTCTTCCTTGCTCATTACGATGTGCTGACCGATCGGGCGCGCACCGCGGCGATGGGGCCGGGGCCGACCGGGATGCATCCCTGGCTGGACGTGCTCGCCCGCCTCGCGCGCGCGCCGGTCGTCTCTGTCGCTTCGATCCGTGGACGCGCGCGGGGTGCCGGCAGCGAATTCGCTTTGGCGTGCGACATCCGCTTTGCCAGTGCGGAAAAGGCGATCCTCGGGCAGTTCGAAGTCGCCGTCGGCGCGGTCCCCGGGGCCAATCCGATGGCGCGGCTGGGGCCGCTGGTCGGTCGCGGCCGCGCCATCGAAATCGTGCTCGGTGCCGACGATTTCCCCGGTGCGCTGGCCGAGCGATACGGCTACGTCAATCGAGCGCTGCCCGATGCGGAGCTCGACACGTTCGTCGATCGCTTTGCGCGCCGCCTTTCCGGGTTCGACAAGGAGACACTGGTCGAGGCGAAGCGCTTCGTCGACCAGGTCACCTTGCCGGAGGATGCCGTGTTCCCACCGGCGCTCGAGTGCTATTTCCGTTCGGTCGCGCGCCCGGCGGCGAAGGCCAGTCTGGCACGGCTGCTGGATGCAGGCCTGCAGACGCGGTCCGCCGTCGAGCTCGATCTCGGCCGCCACGCGGCGGGAATTTGAGTGAATCCGGCGGCACCTTGGTCTATATGTACCTTTGTACAATGGCTCGCGCGCCTCAATAATCGAATGATGTTTCCTTCACTATCACCAATACCGGAAGAGGAAACGATCATGTCTCTAAGTCTAGCATTGTTTCAGCGTCGTCATTTTGTCGGCTCGGCGATTGCCGGTAGCTTCGGCCTCTTGCTGCCGTCGGTTGCGCATGCATCGGCAAATGGGGCGGCGTCCGGAGATCTGGCCGCGGCACCTTCGAATATTGCCGAACAGGGCAGCGCGGCGACGTCGGCAATCAGGCCGTTCAAATATCGGGCGTCGGAGGAGGATCTGCGGGAGCTGAAGCGGCGGATCAAGGCAACCCGTTGGCCGAGCCGCGAACTGGTGGCCGATGATAGCCAGGGGGTTCGGCTCGAGACGATGCGGAAGCTCGCCGACTATTGGGCGAACGGCTATGACTGGCGCAGGGCGGAGGCCGATCTCGGCCAATATCCCCAGTTCGTGACCAACATCGACGGCGTCGACATCCACTTCATCCACGTCAAGTCGAAGCACGCCAAAGCCCTGCCGGTGATCGTCACCCACGGCTGGCCCGGTTCGGTCATCGAGCAGCTCAAGATCATCAAGCCGCTGACCGATCCGACCGCGTTCGGCGGGAGCGCCGCGGATGCGTTCGATGTCGTCATACCCTCCATCCCCGGCTATGGCTTCTCGGCGGCGCCGACCGAGCTCGGCTGGGATCCGCAGCGCGTCGCACGGGCCTGGGCGGTTCTGATGCAGAGGCTCGGCTACACCCGTTACGTCGCGCAAGGCGGCGACTGGGGTGACGCCATCAACGAGCAGATGGCGCTGCAGAAGCCGCAGGGCCTGCTTGCCATCCATACCAACATGCCCGGTACGCTGCCGGATGCGATTTCGGCGGCACTCTCCGGCGGACCGGCGCCGATCGGCCTTACCGGTGACGAGAAATATGCGTGGGACCAGCTCGATTTCTTCTACAAGAACCGGGTCGGCTACGCGCTTGAAATGGGGGCGCGGCCACAGACGCTCTACGGCCTCGACGATTCCCCGATCGCACTTGCAGCCTGGATGATCGATCATGATCCGCAAAGCCAGAAACTGATCAACCGGGTGTTCGACGGCGCGAAGGAGGGCCTCAGCCGCGATGACATCCTCGACAACATCACGCTTTACTGGCTGACCGGAACGGGTCTGTCGTCGGGCCGGCTGTTCTGGGAAAGCAAGCTTGCATTCTTCGCGCCCAAGGGCGTGACCCTGCCGGTCGCGGTCAGCGCCTTTCCCGACGAAATCTACACTGCGCCGGAGAGCTGGACCCGCAAGGCGTTCCCGAACCTGCTCTTCTACCGGCGTCATGCCAAGGGTGGGCATTTCGCGGCGTGGGAGCAGCCCCAGGCATTGGTCGAGGATTTGCGCGAGAGCTTTCGTTCGCTCCGCTGACGATGCGGGGAGAGCGGCGCGATCCGCTCTCCCATTGCCTGTCACTTCGGCAGCCGACGGTCCAGAAAGTCCAGAATGCGTGCCGCGACTTGGTCGGCCTGCTCGTCGAGGGCGAAATGGCCGGCGTCGAGCAGGTGGATCTCGGCATCAGGAACGTCGCGCGCGTAGGCGAGCGCGCCGGGCACGATGAAGGACGGATCGTAGCGCCCCCACAGCACCAGGGTGGGCGGCCGGTGGGCGCGCAGCCAGGCCTGCCATGCCGGATAGGCGGCGACGTTGGTCCTGTAATCGTACAGCAGGGCCGCCTGGATCTCACGCACACCGGCACGGGTCAGCATCGCATGTTCGTCCGTCCAGCTGTCGGGATCATAGCGCTCGGGGTTGGGGCTGTTGCCGATATGGCGCTGCTTCGCCGCGTCCAGCGACAGAAAGGTTTCGACGATCCCCGGATGGCCGGCCGGGTCCGCCCAGTAAGCGGCGATGCCCGCCCATTTGGCGCCGAGTCCCTCTCGGTAGGCATTGGCATTCTGGACGATGATCGCCGCCACCTTCTCGGAATTGCGCAGGGCGATGCGGAAGCCGACAGGACCGCCATAATCCTGCATGAGCAGCACGTAACGTTCGATGCCCAGCGCTTCGAGCAGGCTCTCCATCGTCTCCGCAAGGTGATCGAACGTATAGGTGAAGGCCGAAGGCGCGGGCGCCCCGCTGTGGCCGAAGCCGGGATAATCGGGCGCGATCAGACGATAGCGCTGGGCGAGCGCCGGAAACAACGGCGCGTACATGCGCGACGAAGACGGGAAGCCGTGGAGCAGGACGATTGTCGGCGCGCTACGTTCTCCCGCTTCCCGATAGAAGATGTCGACCTCGTCGACCCGTACCGTATGATAGCTGGTGTGATGTGGTGGGCTGCCCATCAGCAGATCTCGTGAATCTGATAGAGCGGTCCTTCGGGATCGCGGCGCCCGGTGCCGACGGCGACGATGCGGTTGAGCCATTGATAATGCGGGGCCGATGTGGCGAAAGTCGGGACGATTCTGAAATAATAGTCCGCGGGATCGACGCTCTCGCCGCGGCCGAGCCTCGCCATCACGTCGGCCGGACCATGGCGGAGGCCGCTATAGGTCATCGCAATCAGTGCCTCGTCGTCGGTCTGCAGAAGAATGCGGGCGTCGAGCGCGATCACGCCGTCCCTCCGCTCGATTTGCCAGTCGGATCCGCCCGGCAAGACCCGGCCGCGCAGGCGCTCCCCCTCGAACGAACCGCCTGGGATGGTGCCGATCCGGCGCTGCAGGCCTGGCGGGCCGCCCGGTGCGTGCAGACCGTCGACCAGCACGCGTAGTGTGAACAGCGGACGAAGCGCCGGCACGTCGCGGCTCATCCGATAGCGGCCTTCATTTCGTCGACCAGCCGGCGGACCAGGCTCGCAGCGTCGATCGGCGTCGCCAGCGGTGCGCCCTGGCCGGCCCATTGTGCCCCATAGCCGCTCTCGCCCCGTTTCCTGGCCGCGGCATGAAGCGCTTTGCCGAGGTCGTAGGCGATCGGGTAGGCGGGAACCGCGGCATTCGGAATCTCCTCGCCGAGGGCGGTGAAACGATTGGCGAGACAGCGGGCGGGGCGTCCGGAGATCACCCGCGTCATCACCGTGTGATGCGCCGCCGCGCCGGAGAGCGCGGCGCGATAGCCGGCATCGGCAAGGCTCTCGTCGCAGGAGACGAACGCCGTCCCGAGCTGGGCGGCGGCGGCTCCGATCGCGAGCATCGCTGCAATCCTTGCGCCGTCCATGATCCCGCCGGCGGCGACCACCGGCAGCGTGCTCGCCCGCACCAGCAGGCGGGTCAACGCCACTGTCCCCAGCTTGTCGTCCGGCGCATCCGGGTCGAAGCAGCCGCGGTGGCCGCCGGCCTCCCAGCCCTGCGCGACGATCGCATCCAGCCCGGCCGCTTCGATGCTGCGCGCTTCCGCGAGGCTTGTGGCGGTGGCGATCATCCGGATCCCGGCTGCACGCAACGCGGCGATCGCCACAGGTGAGGGAAGCCCGAAATGGAAGCTGACCACCGCCGGCCGAGTCTCGATCAGCATCCGCAGCATCGCATCGTCCTCGACGAAGCTGCGGTAGATTTCGGAGAGCGAGGCCGGAGGTTCGGCGCCGTACGCCTGAAATTCGGGCCGTATCCGCGCGATCCAGGCATCCTCTCTGTCGGGGTCGGTTCGCGCCGGGACATGGCAGAACAGGTTGAGGTTGAACGACGCAGACGTCTGCGCGCGGACGGCCTCGATCATCGATCGTGCTGCCGCTGCATCGACCGCGCCGACAGCGATCGAACCGAGCCCGCCGGCCGCGCTGACCGCCGCCGCCATCGCCGGCGACGAAACCCCGGCCATCGGCGCCTGGATGATCGGCAATTGGATGCCGAGCTGCACCAGCAGGGGCGAAGGCGTGTTCATGGCATCGGGTCCGTCATTGCTGCTCCTGGGCGAGCTGCTTGCGATACTCCAGCACCGGCAACCCGCCCCAGCCCCAGTCCTGCACGTCGACCTCCTGGATGACCACCCAGGTCCAGGCATGCGGCTTCCCGAGCACGTCGAGCAGGACCTGGCTCATGCCCTGGAAGATGGCGGCCTTTTGCTCGGCGGTGACGTGATCGACCCCGGGTTCGGTGCCTTCGCGGGTCAATTGGACGGTGACGATCGGCACGCTCGGTCTCCTGTTCGGGCGGAGGCGGCGGAGTGTCGCCTCGTCATCTCTGATGAATGGCCGAACCGGCGCTGCCGCGGAATGAGACGATGGTATCTACACACCAAAGCGCAATTCGTGCCGGCATTCGCGCGCCCTACGTCACCGCCAAGGGCCAGCCTCTTGCTGTGCCCGGCAGGTAAGGAGCCTCTTATGAGCAACCCGGAAATCGTCGACTCCAGCTTCACCGCTATCGTCAACGCGCCGATCGAAAAGGTCGATCTTCCAGCCTGGGCGTTCGGCCTGCCAGACGCGGAATATCAGGGATGCTCGCCGGCCCATGTCGCGGCGGGCTTCACCACGGCGCCCGACGGTAAGCGGATGTCGATCAATGTGGAGATCATCGGCGGTAGCCTGATGGTCCAGCATTATGTCGAAAAGGTCGGGGAGAGGGATCATCTCGTCCTTGAATCGGTGTCGGACGTATTCACCCCGTCGGGCCGCACGACGATCAACGTTCTATGGGAATTGCGCGTACGCAAGATCGACGCGGAAAGCTGCGAATTCACCAACCATGTCCGCTCGACCGCGACCGACGCCTTGATCGAGTTGCTCGATCGCCAGGGCATACCGTTCGACGTGTTTCGAAGCCAGCGGCAGCCGATGTCGATAGCCCACAACCAGGGCGAGACTCCGCTCTTTGCAGCAAGCATCGCGCGCGCGGCCTTGCGCTGAACCGGGGAGACAGGCGATGAAACCTCCGCATTATGATGCCGCGTCGACCGCGCTGCTGCTCGTCGATCCCTACAACGACTTTCTTTCCGAAGGCGGCAAGGTCTGGCCGCGGGTCCAGGAGGTCGCCGAGGCGGTCGGGCTGCTCGCCAATCTCAAGGCGCTCCAGGCCGCGGCTCGTTCCGCAGGCATCCAGGTCGCGATCGCGCCGCACCGCCGCTGGGAGCCGGGCGACTATGAGGATTGGCACCATCCCAATCCGACGCAGATCGCGATCATGCGCCGCCACTCCTTCGCCCGCGGCGAATGGGGCGGAGCCTGGCACCCGGATTTCGTGCCGCAACCCGGCGACATCGTCGCCAAGGAGCATTGGGGCCAGAGTGGCTTCGCCAACACCGATCTCGACCAGCAGCTCAAACAGCGCGGGATCAGCCATGTCGTCATCGTCGGTCTGCTCGCCAACACCTGCATAGAATCCACCGCGCGCTACGCGATGGAGATCGGCTACCACGTCACCTTGATCCGCGATGCAACGGCCGCTTATTCGATGGACTTGATGCATGCCGCGCACGAACTGAACGGCCCGACCTTCGCCCACGCCATCCTGACCACCGAACAACTTCTGGCGGCGCTGCCGTCCGCATAGACGGTAGGAGGCGCGGGCGGGTCACCACCCCGCGCCTCCACACAGCGGCGGAACGTCATTGTCTATCCGGTCACCCTGAATGAAGACTATGGGGAAGGAGAAGCTCGGGCCCGATTCCGCAAGCATCAACGAAGCATTGTTGGGGGCCTCCCCTCCAGGACTTCCTGGAGGGGTAGGGGGGTGGCTCTTCTTCTTCTTCTTCTTATCGCGACTTTGTCACGTCCCCAGGAAATCCGGACGGGATCTATTCACACGTCCCGCCCTCGCGCTTCGGCAAGCGTATTTGCCCACCAGCGAAGCTCCTCCAGCATCGTCTCCGCATTCTGTCCGATATAGGGAATCGTGTTCAGGTCCTTGCCGTCCTGCAGCGCCGCAAAGAAATCGGCGCCCTGGATGTGGACGCCTGTCCTGGTCGGCGCCATCTGCAGCTCGATGCAGATCAGCCGCAGCTGTTCGATCGCGCGGGCGGCGCCGACGCTGCCATAGCCCAGGCAGGCGGCCGGCTTCCGGTTCCATTCCGGATAGGCATAATCGAGCGCGTTCTTGAGCACGGCCGGGATGCTGCGATTATATTCGGCGGTTACGAAGACATAGCCGTCGAAGGCGGCGACCTTCTGCTGCCAGCGCCGCGCTTCTGCATTCTCGGACGGTATCCACGCGTTGGACGCGGCTTCGTCGAAGAACGGCATCGAGAACTCACGAAGGTCGATCAGCTCGACATGCATGTCTTGCCGCGCGGCGGCGATCGCATACAGCCACGCCGCCGCAGTGTCGGCGAAGCGCGCCGCCCGGGTCGTGCTCATGATGATGGCGATGTTCGGTCGGTTCATGATCTATTCCCAATCTGATGGCGCGCGTCGTCCCGACATAGTGGAGAGAGCGGATCGCCTGACTCACGCGGACCGCTCGGCCCGCCCGGTGATCCTGTGCGCGGCTGGGCTCGCCCGCGATTGAACCTAGGTGTCGCCGACACCTAGGTGTTGCCGGAGCGCGGCAACGCGCTAGACGAGCCTGCCGGCTTCGATGGTCAGTTCTGAGATTTCGACCCGCGCATACAGGCCGGCATAAGGGCTGGCGGCGACGAACGCCTCCGCCGACGCCCAGTCCGGCGCTTCCACCAGCAGCAGAACGCCGCGGCGTTCGCCATGCTTGTCGCGCAGCACCCCGGCCAGCCGGACGCCGAGCGCCAGCTGCGCGAGATGGCCGCCGAACGCCTCGTGGAGTCGATCTCGCTCCGGCTCGATACCGGGCTTGAAAAGGGCTTCGGCGGCGAAGAGCATTTGGTCTTCCCTTGGTTGACCCTGTCGTCTGCTCCACCATGGCCGCTTTCCCACTGGCCGCCATCCTCTTTTGGTGTCGGCGATACCTTGGTCTGGTGGTCCCGGCGGCTGCGCGCGGCGAAATGCGGTTCTCTGTTCACCGATCCAGATGCGGAGCCATGCGCTATGACCGATCTTCTCGACGACGTGATCGCCGCCCATGGCGGCATGGAGGCGTGGCGCCGCGTCCGAACGGTCGACGCCGACATCGTCAGCGGCGGCGGATTCTTCGCGTTGAAGGGCATCGACCAGGATGCCGACACGCGACGGATCTCGATCTCGCTGCACGAGCAGCGCGCCAGCCTCCATCCGTACGGCGCGCCCGATCAGTTGAGCGTGTTCACGCCGGATCGGGTCGCAGTCGAGACGCTGGACGGGAGGGTGCTTGGCGAGCGCTTTGCACCGCGCGACTCGTTCGCGGGCCACCAGATGTCGACGCTGTGGGATCCGCTCCACCGCGCTTACTTCAACGGCGAGGCGCTCTGGACCTACTTCACGACGCCGTTCCTGCTGACCATGCCGGGCGTCGCGGTCGAGGAGGCGGACGCTTGGCAGGAAGGTGAAGAGAGCTGGCGGGTATTGCGAGCCCGATTCCCGGGTGCGATCGAAACCCACAGCCAGACCCAGGATTTCTATTTCGGTCCTGATCTCATGCTTCGACGCCATGATTACCAGGTCAACGTCGCCGGCGGCTTCCCGGCGGCGCAGCTGGTCTCGGACTATGTCGCCGTCGAGGGGCTGCGCCTGCCGACGCGACGGCGCGCTTACGTCCGCGGTCCGGACCGTCAGCCCGTACGCGAGATGCTGATGGTCTGGATCGACATTGCCAACGTGCGATTCGAATGACCGCCCGCAGCGCCGTCACGCGCGCGGCACGAGTGTGAAGCTGATCGGTGCCCGCAGCGCGCCGCCTGCGCTTCGCACCGATGATGCATTGATGAACAGGGTGCCGTCGCGGGCCGTCTGTCCGGCGCCGGCGTGAACGTGGCCGAAACAGTGGATGCGCGGCGCTGTTCGGCGGACCGCCTCAGCGAGTTCGGGGCAGCCGAAGGAGGTTCCACGCGTCGATCTGTCGAGCACGTTTCTGGGCGGCGTATGCGTCACCAGAATGTCGATTTCGTTCGGGATTCGCGCCCAGGCCTCCGCCAGCGCGGAACGCGTCTTCGGAAAGGCGTGGGTGGGGAGGCCGGGCACCCACGGCGCCCCATAGATCCGCAGGCCTCGGTAGTGGAGCATCTCATCCTCGAGATAGTGCGCATTCCGGAACGGCTGCGGGTTCGAGGCTCTCGCCTGCTCGAGAATTTGGTCGTGATTTCCTCCGGTGCACAGGATCCGCTCGAATGGCTGCTTGCCAAACCAGTCATCCATTCTGGCGAGGTCCCCCCCTTCCCGGCGGGACAGATCGAACATGTCGCCGCAATGGATCAGCAGATCCCCAGCCGGAAGGCGCAAGGCGTCGTGCAGGCAATGCGTATCGCTGATCACGGTCACACGCACCTCTCCGGTGCGTCGGCGGTGCCGGTGGGGGAGGGCGGGTGCGAAGCGAAGAAGCCGGTCGAGCAGTCGCATGGCATCGTCCCGTTGCAGCATCGTCCCCGTGAAGCTGTGCAGCGGCAGCTCCGGTTCAAGCGCGGCGCAGCGCCGCATCTCGTGGCTATACCGCCGATCGTGCGGGCGCAAATCGTGGCGCCAAGGCTCCGAAAGCGGCGGCCTATGGTGCGGTCTCAAATCCCCTCTTAAGAAGAGACATGATCTGCAGGAATTCAGCCCGGACCCTCGTCCGCATCGCAGCCGCGGCGATCGCCCTGGCATCCGGTCCTTCCTCCGCGCGGGAGCGGCTCGGCTACACGCTCGCATGGTCCGACGAGTTCGACGGGGCGGGCGTCCCGGATCCGGCCAAATGGAGCTATGATACACACGCCAACAAGGCGGGTTGGTACAATCACGAACTGCAATATTATGCGGCGGACCGTCCTGAAAATGCCAGGATCGAAGGCGGCAGGCTGATCATCACCGCCCGCAAGGAGAGCCTGGCGGATCGCCCGGACCAAGGCGGCCAGCGTTACACCTCCGCCCGTCTCATCACCAAGGGCAAGGCCGAGTGGACCTACGGCGTCTTCGAAATCCGCGCCAAATTGCCCTGCGGCAAGGGATCGTGGCCGGCCATCTGGATGCTCGGGGCTGCTGCGGGATGGCCGGACGGGGGCGAGATCGACATCATGGAGCATGTCGGCAAGGCTCCGGGTGAAGTCTCCGGCACCATTCACAATCGGTCGACGGCGGGAACCTTCGGCAAGAGCGGCCAGATGCGCATACCCGACGCTTGCGACGCCTTCCACGATTACCAGATCGACTGGACGCCGGAGGCGATCACCTTCGCCGTCGACGGCAAGACCTATCACCGATACGTCAACGCGAAGACCGGTACGGCGCAATGGCCGTTCGACAAACCCCAATATCTCCTGCTCAATCTTGCCATCGGCGGCGAGATGGGCGGCGATGTCGACGACGGCATCTTTCCGATCCGATTCGAGATCGACCATGTTCGGGTCTACCAGCGGACGGCCGGGACCGGCGGCGCGGCAACGAGCCGGCGTTGATCCCCGCCACGCCAATCGGGTCCTCGGGCGGGAATGCGAGGGCTTGCCGCCGCACCCCAGCGTAGCGGTGCGACGAAGCGCGCGTCGGGCGATCGCACCCGTTGACAGACGCCGCCGACCCCGGTTTACAGAGGCGATGGGGGCTGCGATCACCCCATGAGGCGACAGGCTGAAGCATCGCGTCCTGATTTTGAAGAGGACGCCTCATGCCTGCAATCGATGCCATTCCTCCGAACGAGCCTGAGCCTGTGACCGGGTGCCCCCGATGTCGGGGCATCGTCGCTCTGTGGTCGGACGATGACACCTGGGTCTCC
The nucleotide sequence above comes from Sphingosinicella sp. BN140058. Encoded proteins:
- a CDS encoding 4-oxalocrotonate tautomerase family protein; translation: MPIVTVQLTREGTEPGVDHVTAEQKAAIFQGMSQVLLDVLGKPHAWTWVVIQEVDVQDWGWGGLPVLEYRKQLAQEQQ
- a CDS encoding family 16 glycosylhydrolase, whose amino-acid sequence is MICRNSARTLVRIAAAAIALASGPSSARERLGYTLAWSDEFDGAGVPDPAKWSYDTHANKAGWYNHELQYYAADRPENARIEGGRLIITARKESLADRPDQGGQRYTSARLITKGKAEWTYGVFEIRAKLPCGKGSWPAIWMLGAAAGWPDGGEIDIMEHVGKAPGEVSGTIHNRSTAGTFGKSGQMRIPDACDAFHDYQIDWTPEAITFAVDGKTYHRYVNAKTGTAQWPFDKPQYLLLNLAIGGEMGGDVDDGIFPIRFEIDHVRVYQRTAGTGGAATSRR
- a CDS encoding metallophosphatase domain-containing protein, encoding MRRCAALEPELPLHSFTGTMLQRDDAMRLLDRLLRFAPALPHRHRRRTGEVRVTVISDTHCLHDALRLPAGDLLIHCGDMFDLSRREGGDLARMDDWFGKQPFERILCTGGNHDQILEQARASNPQPFRNAHYLEDEMLHYRGLRIYGAPWVPGLPTHAFPKTRSALAEAWARIPNEIDILVTHTPPRNVLDRSTRGTSFGCPELAEAVRRTAPRIHCFGHVHAGAGQTARDGTLFINASSVRSAGGALRAPISFTLVPRA
- a CDS encoding NADPH-dependent FMN reductase, which encodes MNRPNIAIIMSTTRAARFADTAAAWLYAIAAARQDMHVELIDLREFSMPFFDEAASNAWIPSENAEARRWQQKVAAFDGYVFVTAEYNRSIPAVLKNALDYAYPEWNRKPAACLGYGSVGAARAIEQLRLICIELQMAPTRTGVHIQGADFFAALQDGKDLNTIPYIGQNAETMLEELRWWANTLAEARGRDV
- a CDS encoding nitronate monooxygenase family protein, translated to MNTPSPLLVQLGIQLPIIQAPMAGVSSPAMAAAVSAAGGLGSIAVGAVDAAAARSMIEAVRAQTSASFNLNLFCHVPARTDPDREDAWIARIRPEFQAYGAEPPASLSEIYRSFVEDDAMLRMLIETRPAVVSFHFGLPSPVAIAALRAAGIRMIATATSLAEARSIEAAGLDAIVAQGWEAGGHRGCFDPDAPDDKLGTVALTRLLVRASTLPVVAAGGIMDGARIAAMLAIGAAAAQLGTAFVSCDESLADAGYRAALSGAAAHHTVMTRVISGRPARCLANRFTALGEEIPNAAVPAYPIAYDLGKALHAAARKRGESGYGAQWAGQGAPLATPIDAASLVRRLVDEMKAAIG
- a CDS encoding isochorismatase family cysteine hydrolase — protein: MKPPHYDAASTALLLVDPYNDFLSEGGKVWPRVQEVAEAVGLLANLKALQAAARSAGIQVAIAPHRRWEPGDYEDWHHPNPTQIAIMRRHSFARGEWGGAWHPDFVPQPGDIVAKEHWGQSGFANTDLDQQLKQRGISHVVIVGLLANTCIESTARYAMEIGYHVTLIRDATAAYSMDLMHAAHELNGPTFAHAILTTEQLLAALPSA
- a CDS encoding YciI family protein; translated protein: MLFAAEALFKPGIEPERDRLHEAFGGHLAQLALGVRLAGVLRDKHGERRGVLLLVEAPDWASAEAFVAASPYAGLYARVEISELTIEAGRLV